The region CGTCCGGATCACCGAACCGGTCAAGACCGACCTGGAGATCACGGAGATCACCGACCGGGTCACCAAGGCCGGCGGACCCGCCCTCCTCTTCGAGAACGTCGTCAAGGTGGATGGGACGAAGTCGGACTTCCCCCTCCTCATCAACGCCTACGGGACGTGGAAGCGCATGGCCTGGTCCCTGGGCGTGGAGGACGTGGAGGAGGTCGCCTCCGAGATCGACGCCCTGATCAAAACGGCCCCGCCCTCCGGCTTTCTGGAAAAACTCCGCATGCTCCCGAAGCTCGCCAAGATCGGGAGCTACGTGCCGAAGACCGTCTCCCGAGGGGCCTGCCAGGACGTCATCCTCCCCGATCCCGATCTCTCGATCCTGCCTTATCTCAAGTGCTGGCCGGGCGACGGCGGGCCGTTCATCACTCTCCCCGTCGTCATCACCAAGGACCCCGATACGGGGATCCGCAACGTCGGCACCTACCGGATGCAGGTCTTCGACAAGAAAACGACCGGGATGCACTGGCAGATCCACAAGGGGGGGTCCAGGCATTTTCAGCGGTACAAGGAGCTGAACCGGAAGATCCCCGTGGCCGTCTGCCTCGGCGGCGATCCCGTCCTCACTTACGCGGCGACCGCCCCGATGCCGGACAACTTCGACGAGCTCATGCTCGCGGGTTTCATCCGCAAGAAGGCCGTCGAGATGGTGAAATGCCGGACGATCGACATGGAAGTCCCGGCGGACGCCGATTTCGTGATCGAAGGCACCGTCGATCCGAACGAACCGCTCGTCATGGAAGGCCCCTTCGGCGACCACACGGGTTACTACTCGCTCGCGGACCTCTACCCGCTCTTCCACGTCACGGCGGTCACGCACCGGAAGGACCCCGTTTACCCGACGACCATCGTAGGACCGCCCCTGCAGGAAGACGGCTTCCTCGGCAAGGCGACGGAAAGGATCTTCCTGCCCTTGGTCAAGATGACGTTTCCCGAAATCAAGGACATGCACTTTCCCATCGAGACGTGCTTTCACAATCTCGCGATCGTTTCGATCAAGAAGCAGTACCCGGGCCACGCCAAGAAGATCATGCACTCCTTTTGGGGCACCGGGCAGCTCATGTTCACGAAATGCCTGATCGTGGTGGACGAGGACGTCAACATCCAGGACCTGAGGGAGGTCGCCTGGCGGGTCTCCAACAATATCGACGCCAAGCGGGACGTCGTCTTCGCCGAGGGCCCGGTCGACGCCCTGGACCACGCCGCCGAGCAGTTCGCCTACGGCTCCAAGATGGGTATCGACGCGACGAAGAAGTGGAAGGAGGAAGGCTTCCAGCGCGAATGGCCGGAGGTCTTGAAGATGTCTCCCGAGGTTAAAATGAAAATCGACGGGATTTGGAAAAAATTGGGGATCTGATGTCCGAACAGGTTCAAAAAATATTCGACAACATCGCCCCCCGCTACGACCTCTTG is a window of bacterium DNA encoding:
- a CDS encoding menaquinone biosynthesis decarboxylase, which codes for MFESLKQFISFLEERKQLVRITEPVKTDLEITEITDRVTKAGGPALLFENVVKVDGTKSDFPLLINAYGTWKRMAWSLGVEDVEEVASEIDALIKTAPPSGFLEKLRMLPKLAKIGSYVPKTVSRGACQDVILPDPDLSILPYLKCWPGDGGPFITLPVVITKDPDTGIRNVGTYRMQVFDKKTTGMHWQIHKGGSRHFQRYKELNRKIPVAVCLGGDPVLTYAATAPMPDNFDELMLAGFIRKKAVEMVKCRTIDMEVPADADFVIEGTVDPNEPLVMEGPFGDHTGYYSLADLYPLFHVTAVTHRKDPVYPTTIVGPPLQEDGFLGKATERIFLPLVKMTFPEIKDMHFPIETCFHNLAIVSIKKQYPGHAKKIMHSFWGTGQLMFTKCLIVVDEDVNIQDLREVAWRVSNNIDAKRDVVFAEGPVDALDHAAEQFAYGSKMGIDATKKWKEEGFQREWPEVLKMSPEVKMKIDGIWKKLGI